ttcatcaccatatattaaaatttagtttcatCCCCCATTCTCCAAAACCTCTCTTTACATCTACTTTCCCACTCCTTCCCTATATTCTAATccctttcaaaattttccaaaatctATCTCAATAAAAGACAATTACACATGTCACACCCCTTCTATAACATGTCATTAAAAAAACCCCATCAATATTCTTATAAAATTGTCCATCATATATACTATTACATTAACAATAATGGGGGAGCTccagaagaaaaatagaatagaatagaatagaatagaatgttgttttaaaaaagaatataaaaaggGGAAATGAGTATAAAGAAATAGGAAGTGTCGGTGGTGGTTAAATTAGGGAAGGGGCGTAGGAAAGTGATATCATCTCAACCACAATATGATTGcccaatttttttctttttctttttaatttctaacatATTGAAGATGATTGACGAGGTTTTGTTTTCAGTTATATAACTTATAAGAGAAagtcataataataattattttgtttttttgggaCCCTTTTTCATTATTCCCCATTTTCCCTTCTATTTCCATTTTGACCTTTCTAAATTTCTCTCTATAAACTCTCTAATATCTTTTTCCTTCCACCTTCcccaaatatcaatatcaatgcATCCTAGTATCATCatcataataaaaatcaatgcAATCCCAtatcttttacaaatttataaataaaacatcaaaacacACGTtacacaatttttcttttcgtaatttcttcttataaattcaatattattattgtcaacGTTGTTGATTATATATCACCACCCCTAAAGTCAATTAGAGATTATTCTTTGTCTCCATTTTGTCGTCTTACattaagaatattttaaaaaaattatagtatatatatcatGTTGTGACtaagttaattattatatgattttaaatcaTCTAATTCTCTAAAACTATGTAATtaaattgagataaaatagTATATAACTTGGTGGTCAATGGCTTCCGTAGCATAGTGGTAGTGCGTTCGCTTCGTAAGCGAAAGGTCGCGAGTTCGATCCTCGCCGGgagcttctttttttttttctttttttctttttaataatgatttgaATGATCAGGCTTGAAAAGGGAATGATTATATTTAGCTCTTGGGAGGCaatcaataataattctttttttatgtatataaaagtTCCCAAAATTAGAATTAAGCATGGCATGTTTGGATAATAATAGTTGTGTGCTTCTTCATTAGCCAAATTAACAAATGTTTTGACATGCATCacatttcttaattaattgcGCACTCCAATAATAATTCAGGATTAGTATGCCCCCATCCTATATTTACATAACTAATTAAATCCCTTTAATGTTCTAATTAGCCCTCTGCGACTGctaattatatcatttaataccaaaagacatattatctttttttgttccCATGTGTGTTTAAATAAACCAATTTAATGCAAAgagtttcaacttttaaaaacaccTAAATTCAAcgattttatttttgcagAAGTTTACAAGAATCTTGttgaataatattatattctGCATGTTTTTAATggtaaaatttatctttttaacctcatattacaaaacaacaaaaataatcatcaaatACCATAAATTTGTTCTACGTACCTTCTCTCAATAATTATTCTTCGTTTAGTTAGATGACCATTCAATTCTATACCAATTTGTTAGtgttattttcaatcaaatgttGAAAGTAGCAATTGACTCAATTACACTACAAATCTTTTCAAACGTAAGTGGTGGAAGTATATCATAACCTCCTTGAAGTACATTATTTGCTATCTCTTTCATTGgatgataataaaataatttgtgggcaaatatatattaggaggagagaaagaaaataatatgaaaagaaagggaTATGAGAGTAGAGAATAGGAAAGCAATAATAAAGggtattttcataaatagtaTATAGAAGTATATGTCCCTCGAGGAAGAAATTAGTTGGACCGACTTTCTTCTATATACTTTCCCCAATAATCCAAACCTTcaattcttctctttctcttcccctttttaaatcaatatcaaAACACCCAAATCTTCCCTCTATATACTTCCATTCCCTAtcattaaaagttaaaaacatcaaaagttTGTAGTAACTCATTTAATTAAGCAACTCAATGCACGTAAACTTAAACATAGATCaacaagaaatataaaaataattaaatggaaaTTAAGTATATGTTCTAAATAGAATAACAAACATAGGGGGGAATGCTTTAAAACCCTACCTCACAAACTCTGAAGAAGTCAAGAAAATTGTAGAGGAAGTTGAAAAGAATGatttaaaagagaatgaaGTTGAAGGCTtaggaaaagtaaaattaatctTAGAAAACAATGCATGCATggcattaattatttttaatttcatatatagGATGTGATCACAACAATATTTGTGAGccttaattagtttaataaatattttcctattttgaaatattgacTAACAAGAAGTTGACAAAACACGATTATAATACAACTAGCTAGCCTCTCATATTTTAGACTTATGCTTGAAGATAAAACTTCAAAgttccatttatttatataatttgttgtttgttgttgttagtaataaatatacaaattgaattttgaagagtGCATAAGATACCATAATAAGTACacatatatttacaattattgtgtgcataatttattaaatactaATCTACTTCATGCAGAGACAAAAACGACTTAATTGGCGTCAATGGAATGATAGGTTTATCctttaggaattaaaaaaagaaaagaaaagaaaaagaaaaaggaatgaagatagattataaattttaataagttaCCAAAATTCTCTCtccttattaattaataagatgGTAGTGGAAGATGTTGGGTATtgacaacaaattaaaatgtaatgaaTGGTATTTATGAGTtggggaaagaaaataataaataaaaaaataaaaataaagaagaaagaagaagaagatattttATGTTGATTGAAAAAAGGGAGTGGGGACTTAGGGCAATTAATAGCATATATGCTCCATAAATTTCGTTGAATGAAATAGAAGTCTCAACAAACACACTTAAAGAACATTGTTGCTCATTGGCCCTCTAAAGTACACATTTATCcctatgaaaattaaatataacccAATCCCACACACTTAGcaaaatggttaaaatcaaAAGTATCCAAcacttgttttctttataaagTATCGAGAAAATTAGTGGTGGGTTCTTTTGTGCATGGATTGATCATACTACAACTACgtaaacataattttgaagatgatgaaaacTTAGTTAGGGGTTAGGATTAGTGAATAGAAGAGTTTGAATTATacatgaagaatgaagaataGAATCCACGTGTGTTgtgaaatgtaaatataaaataaagtataagGCACAGCTCAGGCATTAGGTACATGTCGTCGGGTACGGGCTCTGTACAACTGTGAGTGAAAGTGTCAACTCaacactaatttttttctttccttttcatctttttttcatatatatatatatatagttttcaaccccttcattttcttttttggctCTTTGACTACTCTTGTTGTGTTGTGTTGTGTTGTGTGTATATATCTATAAAGTTTTGGTCAAAAAACCAAACTGATAATATGTATCTGCCAGCTCAACATTATATTTCTGCCTCTCTGcatatcaaattcaaattgtacaACCCATTCATTGTACCGTACACTTACCCAATACAAATGGGTTAAATTACAGAACTGCACCTCTTAGTTTAGAACAAGTTTAAATTCTGTCATTGTGATCTAAATGTTGGAATTTGTCGTAATGGCTTTGTTTAATACAGAAGAAGTACTGTTATGAAATAATAGAGACTCTCTACCAAGCTTTTACTCAGAATATGAGAAAAATCTACTTATTTGCACATCTCTCAAACTCTCATGCAGTAGAAATTTATTCTCTTGATTTGTGtgatttgtacttttttttttttccataagaAACTCAAGTCCACAGTGgaaatataaatgatagaaaCTGAAGTGTAACCTATCAGAAACTAAACAGCCTCAAATGTGTGTAAAGTTATTTTctgtaaaagtaaaattgtggTAACTCCTAAATATATGAGTTCTTGTCATGTTTCGGATGTAGAGAGAAGAGATTATGAACTGTAGCAGTATCgttaagaataatttttttgaaaacccAATAATTATTTCTGCCTTGTGAAGAGAGTGTACTTACTGTTTTAGAACAATCATATACAGTAGTGAGTGATATCtttagagaatttttttaaaaaaagtatgttAGCTAGTGAATATAAATTAGTTTGAAGCGACATGTATTAACTCATAAGAAGACAATAAAGTGTGAGCTAAATGTAGCGATAAGACATATGAAGTGAGATGCCTTAAATCAAGGATCCAAAACCAAGAGGGTTAAAAGTTGAGTTAATAAAGAGAGGAAAAGTGTGTAATAGGTAGTGATTAACTAtatggaagaaaattaaaatggagtaaaaataaaaagagataaaGTTTGGTTAAAGAACAAAGATAAAAGAGCAAAGAGAGTAGAGGGAAAAAAAGGggtaacaaaatttgaaagagataTTTAAAGATTGGGGATGGGGGACCAAATAGGATCTAAGATGCTATTGAGTTTGAGTACAATATATATAGCTAAGCACACCCAACCCCATATCTCTCTCATTTATTATGATATGTATGACTACTCCATTATTTGGTCTTTTCCTTTTGACGGTGCAAACACTTTCCACACTACCAAACTCAACagttttttcacattttcccTTACTGCCTTCCTCCATACTTCTATGCTTCATATCAATACTCATACATCtcttcaataatttgtttataaaacatacccaaacaaaaaatatcaatCTAGTTAATTTAATAGGAATAGAAgtactaataataatagtatcCATAGTTTAGTTTGTgagtaaaatcaaattaattattaatttataaattttgtgactataactttttctatatcactttcatttcatttttcacgTTTTTTTAGTAGGCATAGTGTCACGTGGTTATTTTAATCACAGAACCAACGTGCGGCACAAAGGTGTTGGGGTTGCACCAATGTAAGCCTAAGAGTAATTGGACTTGTTGGAACAAActaaggaagaaggaaattcgTAGGTAAGAAGTAGGCAAAGAGTTGTAGACAaggtgtttgataaaatgcTTAAGAGAGCTTTGTTGATGAATTCCCAAGGATTCTGTGTTGTGTTTACAAATGGACCCCTTTGGGGTATTTATAGAAGTATACAATCTATTTACAAGCCCTAAACCGCCTTACAAGGTCGGCAAAAGCGATCTGGAACATTCCCGAGCGCTCATGACACTGTCCAGAAGCTTCTGGAAGCGTCTGGGGCCGTCTGGGGCCGTCTGGCGCGCGCGCGGGCCTTCTGGAGGCTTCCGCGCGTGCGCGCCTTCGCGCGTGTTCGCGAGCCTTCCCGGCCGCTCGCGATTCTTCTGGAACCTTCGAGAGGTTCCCGGATGCTTCTCCGCGCGCTCCGTGCGCTCCGTGTCCGCTTCCCGCGCGCGCTAGTGTAGCGCGCGCGTCCGACTGGCCTTGCGCGCGCGTCCATGCCGCGCGCGCCCATCTGCCGTGCGCGTCCGCTTGTCTGCCTGCCGCCCTTGCGCGCGCGCGCGCCTATGTCATGACAGGGCCGCGCGCGCCAATCTCCTGCACATTGGCGTGTCATAGGCTTGGCGTGAACCTGTTCCTCTTCCTTGGGTCTTTGGACTGCTTGGGACTTGGTTGGCTCCTCTTGGGCAATGCTAGGGAGCCTTAATTTGCGAAAAATCTGTTGGGTCATTTTTGGGGCGTGACAATAGTCTTACTATTTTACAATGGGTGGCTAGAATACCACATACACGAAATATTCAATGTTCGGTAGGTTAGAAACTGTACCACCATACGATTCTCACGTATGTAGATAGGTTGTTGTTATATACCATTAAATTGAAGGTTGAAGTATATGTTCCtatcacttttatttttgtgtcaCGGGATGATCTACAACAATAGTATATTGTAGTACCATTGGATTTATGCATGCatatgtttattataattttatttttggttttaccCGCACTTATTGTTAATAGAGATGTTTGGTTGTACTTTCCTTTCGTGTCTCATATATATTCTCCTTTACGCGAGAATTTTGTTCACATTCCGGTACTTGGAGGGTAAATTACAAATTGTATTGCAAGTATATTAGATGGTGTAATTTGTTAAATCGAGAGACATAGCTAATAACAAATATGTATtagatataattataaattttgatgtgGGTTAAAAGGTGCATACCCTCTAAAAAATATGTCGTTGTCTTAAGCGTAGAAGCAAGTCAtcactttaattaattatttggttaagTATGGAGGCCTACTCAACGAGTCAACCATAAAGTCATATTTATGCTTACATATTATGCAAGTTGATCCATAGGGACGGTTATAATTAAAGCTTGTGGAGATCGACCCTATAAACATAAATGTTGTTCTAAGTATTGTATTTTAGCATATACTTGAGAACCACTAGGGAAATGAATCCGACAATCTACAATGGTTAGTAATAAGAAGTTAATTAACAGAACCATTACAAACCTCATTTCTATATAATCAAGATGACTCCTGACGTTTGAGGTACACTAAAATGCATCTCGACTTCCATAATCTCAATtacgaaaaaaaaatacttttaaacaaAGTCGGTaacttttaaagattttaatacggtgtcttgattttttaaaatattgctagAAAGTATATATCTAAGCAATTAACCTAGAGTTGAATATTTTCTTAAgcataattaaactaatagtaatttatttttgaaaaaaacgacaaactatttacactccaacaaaacccataaaaaacaaaatttattacggttgatttttctaataattttttcttttgacaaattccaataaaaaatactaCCAAGCCTAacttttagtttctaaatataaatttatttggcAAAAGAGGTagtgaatttaaatttaatttggagctattttaaaatattagttatagatgtaaataaagatttatgaaaatagcaaaaatttataacaaatatgttAAAAGAGTGGTgttatttagaaaaactaataaaaacaaaatttaagaataatatatataaattaaaaaaagaaaaggaaagtgaaaaaaaaaatcccgttactaaaagggaaaaaaaaaagcttgaaagttgaaacaaTAATCCCCGCCCCAAATTTGAATCGTAAATAGGAaagtgttttcttcttcttcttgaattTGTGTTGgtggtaaaaagaaaagcaaagtGGGAAAAAGCAAACTGAGTCCCGTTTCCTTTATTTTGGAATGTAATTGGAGGGCTGCTTTTGGTTTCAACGCaagttaattttgttttctttttggaggGAAGGGGACACCATGCATCCCCAAAttctttcctattttttaaattaatcaaatcattcatttttcttttcctctcttaAAATAACACACccattgaataaataaatgtaaatcCTACAACATTAGTATTATTAATTAGCAGTGTTGAATGGCAATGAATGATAAATATGGCtgaatcatttatttttgtccaCCCTCCTAACAGACAATATCAGATTAATTTCATTATACAATAAACATGCCTTCAAACAtattccattttaaaattcaaatattggttaaaagaaaaagaaaaagaagaagaagaagaggtttatttaatttaattgtgtATCAAATTCAAGGAATGTTCCTCCaccataatatatatatatatatatacaaaagaataaaaatagaaataaaaatagaaagaatgaGGGAAGATGGGATGAAATAGAACGCACGCGCGCATTTCCGGAAGTCAGTGCCGCACGTACCTAACTCTTTACTCTCTTTCCTATATAAACTCCCCCCCGCcacttccttcttcttcatctcttcatATTCTCCATTTCCAATTCCTCTCTTCAACTCACATATTTTCTCCacttctaattattaattatcataatcttttaatcttaattcCTTCTTCACTTTCCTGCTTTTTTATCTCTGCAAAATGGCTGCTCTTACCTCATTTCCTCAGATTAACGATATCGATTCCGCCATGGCTGGCTTCGATGTTGATAAGCTTACTTATGAGATCTTCtctattttggaaaataagtTTCTATTTGGTTGCGATGATtcagatcagaagctacatGTCGCTCCTCAGCCTCCTCTTGTGGATGCCAATGCCTTTAAATCTGGAAAGCATAACTCAGGGAAGGTTAGGATTTTGAGTATTGATGGTGGAGGTTCTACCGATGGGGTCCTTGCTGCTAAGTCACTTACGTATCTTGAGGATTTTCTCCGTCGGAAGTCGGGAAACCCTCATGCCTGCATTGCAGATTATTTTGATGTGGTTGCTGGTTCGGGAGCGGGAGGCATTCTCGCGGCCTTGCTGTTTACTAAGGGGAAAGATGGTTATCCTCTGTTTACGGCGGATGGAGCTTTGAATTTTCTGATTAAGAACCGTCGGGAGATTTTCCGGTCATCGGATGGAGGAATCCTCAGACGAGTGTTCGGCTCGACGAAAGTGGAGAAGTTGTTTAGGAAGACGTTTGGAGAGTGCACGTTGAAGGACACGTTGAAATCGGTTTTGATTCCGTGCTACGATCTCTCCACACGAGCGCCATTCCTGTTTTCTCGTGCCGACGCTCACGAAATGGACGGTTACGATTTCAAGATTCGCGACATTTGTATTGCGACGTCTGCAGAACCGACAGTCTCCGGAGCTGTCCAAATGTCATCCGTCGACAAGCGAACGAAAATCGCAGCCGTCGACGGCGGCATAGCGATGAATAACCCGACGGCCGCTGCAATCACTCACGTGTTGAACAATAAACAAGAATTTCCGTTTTGCAACACCGTGGAAGATCTCCTCGTAGTATCTCTCGGAAACGGAGAGTCAGACTTCAGCGCCGTAAACCTAAATTCATCTCCTGCCTCATTCACAAGGATCGCCGGAGAGGGAGCTTCCGACGTGGTAAATTACCTAATCTTACCCtttatatacatacaacaattccttaaatcaattaattcacttctaaaaaatggtttaaagaTGAACAATccatagtaaaattttgtattgaatTGATAAGGACAAAATTTGTCGGTTGAGGAAGACAAATACAATAGCGAAGAGATTCGGCgttcatttaattttgtgcatacaaacatttaaaaaaagaaaaaaagaaggccGTATTTGGACTCGACAGCTTTATTGCATCACAAATCAGACTTCCTTCAACCCCCcctttgtttatttcaaaaataaaatagagaatCTTAATTTGTTAGCACAAAACACATACAGAGTAGAAATTGGGCTAATTCATTTAATGGGGTTGGTGaggttattaattatttgtgtgcttttcttttcttttattctataGGTTGATCAAGCTGTTTCTATGGCATTTGGTCCGCACAGGGCAACCAATTATATTCGTATTCAGGTATACATTATCATTGCGTTGTTGTTATTCAACTTCAGACTTTTCCTGCGTTAAATTTCCTTATTTCCAGTTATTAGTCTGATAAGAAACTGTTTAATTAACAATGGAActtgaatttgatttgatgttATCAGGGAAATGGGATTGTTGGGGGTTTGGAGAAGGGAAAAAGAGGGCAGAAGATGAATAGGATAAACATATTGGAAAAAGCAGACGAAATGCTAACACAGAAGAACATAGAAGCTATTTTATTCAAAGGAAAGAAGATGATTGAGAACAcaaatttagagaaacttGAGGTTTTTGGTGGAGAAGtaatcaaagaagaagagagaagaaaaagtagCATCCTCCCAACTGTATTATTGAAACAAGCTGCATTTCCATCCCCAAGAACATCCTCTGCTTCAGCCACAACACTCTCCACAATTTCTTCATGctaatacttaattatttcaatcaaaCCCAAAAAAACACTCTGAATTTGGTGGTTAGTTtagtttctatatatatatatatatatataaatcaatcaATCGATCAtgaacccaaaaaaaaacGATGAATTTGTGTATTATGTATGCTGCTGCCGCTCGCGATGAAATGGAAACGTCCGAGTCTGAGCTGAgctgccttttttttttcttttactgaaTCCTTCTGGGGTGTGGTTGTTGCAAACAAATATGAGGGCTTTCCAAATGCCCCAATTGTATAGTTTAAAAACACAAACTGAgagagatttttttctttcattttttcattttttttatggggAGAGTGTGTGCTTTTAGAGTAGAAagaaagagggagagagagagagagagagaggtttgagttttgtgtaattttacatataaTATCCCATTGGTAAAATTTGGGCATTTAACCTCTCTTTCTTGTGTTTGTATTCTCTTTTTGAGTTAAGTGTGTGATGATGATTTATAATCACTTTCACTAGTGGACAAAGGACATGGGGTCCTTTGGGAAGAACAAACAAGGCCCAAAATTGTAATAGATCATAGTGTTTATTTAATGTCACATTATTaattcctctttcttttccgccttaaaatattttcatccaaTTCAATCTTCTAtacttttctatttcatccaattcaataatacatttagcaattttaatatttgtccACTTATCAATCACATCCGattcaaccaaataaaatacccaaaaataatatcaaaatgcTCCAACCttatcataatttaaataagtcataaaaaaaagcaaagacTAAACTTTAGAATCCCTAAACCTAACTAATAAAGCACATATCCTTCCCAACCATGATTAGATGTTAGGAAAACTAAcactaaacaaataaattctATTTAGCTACACAATTATTCTTAAGTACCTCAAAACATTCACACATTTAGAAGAATAATTAAAGGGactatttattcaaatttagagTTTATTTAGTATAATAACTACATAATAGGATATCAAACatctattataattaagtatGAAATCGTTTGTATCATTCCACcatttttttagagaatttAAATAGAGTTAGCACactcaaatttgaaatatttttaattgaaacaaTTTGAAACCAATTGATATAGACTATTTTTATAGTGATTGGAGTTGAATTTTCAGCATGTGACAAAGACATACTTTTGAATAGTTAAAACTAAACATACTTTTGACTTTTAGGAAGGAAGAACAAGTTAACTATCGTCCACTTCAAGATTAAAGTTGAAGTATAAATATAGATAGATGGAGTTGGATTGGATATGTtctgttttttcctttttttcccttgtgaggatgaattgaaaatgttaatgaAATGGGGTTTGTATTGATTTAAAAGAAGGGGGGGCTGCAGCTGTTGAACAGATATTGTACATTCAATTAATACAGAAATAAAAGCTATGGGGAAGGTTGGTGATGTTAGAACTTAAGAccccaaaattaagaaaaagtggTTGAGAAGAGAGATTGCTTTGCATTCCTTTTGGCTTTGGCTTTGGCCTTCACTCACCgacaaattaacttttttagaGAATATTATGGTCGGCTCTTTGTACTCTTCTTTCTATTATTTGACTTCAAATCATTCTaatctaaaatcaaattgcATCTGTTTGGAGCAAAAAACCAAATTAGTCTAAAGTTTCAACTCCATCCATATCCAAAACttctccactttttttttttttttcatgtgaaCAGTTCGTTTCTTGTATTCAAAAAACCTTTTCATACTATAGACCAAGTTGAGATAGACTTGTTATATATTGcatcttttcttaaatatacaaatttaactatttattttgaagatgTGATCTCCTTTaaataagttaataaataataatcacTTTATATTGATGACTACTTGTGTGAATCCTGAATAGTTATATATAGTTGGTAGGAGGCTTAGCATAGAAAGACTAAAGATGAtgaagcaaaagaaagaattgaaatcaAGAATTAAAATCAACGAAGTGTTGTCAAGTCACCTTtgtaattgatatatataaaaagttataattcatttattgtaGCTGATGGAAAACTAATGGTATCGACCAAAACCAAGATCTTTCTTAACTTGAAAAATTGTGAAATCCAACTTTCCGACTCATTCAATACACCACTTAAATCAATCAATAAGTGTCTATATGACACGTGTTCAAAGCAATTTAGTATCGAGTTTACAAATATCAAACTTTGAATcctcaaacttttaaaaataatagttttgcttcataaatttttaaaaagtatttattttaataactttttaacaaaaatctAAATGGCCTTCTACTTCTAAGCTCAGTGTATTAAGCAAGATGTGAAGTAAGATGTGTCAAAATAGTAAATGACtgccaacatgagcttagtTCAATGGATACATGTATGTATCCAAGAACACGAGGCTTCAGGTTCAAATTTCCTCCTCCTATTTATATTACAATactttttcaagtaaaaaagagtgaaagaccaaaattttgagtgtAAATTTGAGCTCCAAATTCTCGTATAAACAAATCGACCAAGTTAGATTAGTTAagctacttttaaaatttgggggaaaaaagtaaaaacaataTCAAAGGTTTAGGAATTAATACAGCGAGaggttatatttttgtatatataaaaaacaccAACGGCCCCACGATGGCTCATCAGCTAATGTTCACAAAAATGtcatcaaatttcttttggagaaataatatcaatttaaatactATAATTTATCTTGTGAAAAGATTTAAATACCATAATTACTTATCATGCTAGTATTTCATTATCTATTAATAAAGATAGTATCTAACTATATAACGTAGAGAAAAGGTAAACCTTTTCGTTGCACTCAAAATGGAGAAATATGAATTGGTGTTGTGGTGATCTTTGTATTGGATTAGAAACAtgaattgtatatatataatagttcGAAAGTCTTACATTTCTATTACATCTTACACTTCACAAACAAGTGATTTTAGTGATCCAACctataaaatgttaaattgagAAGGTGCTTTACTAAAACAAATGGGGATGCTACTCAACAATTAAGCACCATATGACTAAAAACAGAAGCCGGAagtaaattttcatttacGTTCAAAAGTATTATACGGGGGGGAAAATACAGCTGggcataaaaagaaaaaacaaaaagaataaaatttgatgtgattcaaaatatatattttaatggaaGTGACTGCCATTGGTTTAATAGC
This DNA window, taken from Cucumis sativus cultivar 9930 chromosome 6, Cucumber_9930_V3, whole genome shotgun sequence, encodes the following:
- the LOC101208196 gene encoding patatin-like protein 3, giving the protein MAALTSFPQINDIDSAMAGFDVDKLTYEIFSILENKFLFGCDDSDQKLHVAPQPPLVDANAFKSGKHNSGKVRILSIDGGGSTDGVLAAKSLTYLEDFLRRKSGNPHACIADYFDVVAGSGAGGILAALLFTKGKDGYPLFTADGALNFLIKNRREIFRSSDGGILRRVFGSTKVEKLFRKTFGECTLKDTLKSVLIPCYDLSTRAPFLFSRADAHEMDGYDFKIRDICIATSAEPTVSGAVQMSSVDKRTKIAAVDGGIAMNNPTAAAITHVLNNKQEFPFCNTVEDLLVVSLGNGESDFSAVNLNSSPASFTRIAGEGASDVVDQAVSMAFGPHRATNYIRIQGNGIVGGLEKGKRGQKMNRINILEKADEMLTQKNIEAILFKGKKMIENTNLEKLEVFGGEVIKEEERRKSSILPTVLLKQAAFPSPRTSSASATTLSTISSC